In Vigna radiata var. radiata cultivar VC1973A chromosome 3, Vradiata_ver6, whole genome shotgun sequence, the following proteins share a genomic window:
- the LOC106757035 gene encoding tetraspanin-11: MFRINNTFVGILHTLPLLLGLAALGVSAYIRVHGDCQKVLQYPLLFSGLFVSIVSALGLVGALCRVNAALYLYLIVTFFVILAFASFTVVALVVVTKGNAPHRASRVGFTVRDFSPWLRHYVSDDRIWEDTKRCFLQARICHGLAVGANNVSLVFKHSTTTQFGCCKPPEQCGLKLNGTLWEAPKAGAAVEDSDCRVWSNREEKMCFDCDSCKGGVLAGVRKQWRDVSILNACVVVILTIIYVFACYAIRNNRLEYSKYTAQRNMRMTKLTSIHA; this comes from the exons ATGTTCCGCATAAACAACACCTTCGTCGGAATCCTCCACACGCTCCCTCTGCTCCTCGGCCTTGCCGCCCTCGGTGTGTCCGCTTACATCCGCGTCCACGGCGACTGTCAGAAGGTGCTCCAATACCCGCTCTTATTCAGCGGCCTCTTCGTTTCCATCGTCTCCGCTCTCGGCCTCGTCGGCGCGTTGTGCCGCGTCAACGCCGCACTCTACCTCTACCTCATCGTCACCTTCTTCGTCATCCTCGCCTTCGCCTCCTTCACTGTCGTCGCGCTCGTCGTCGTCACCAAAGGCAACGCTCCGCACCGCGCCTCGCGCGTGGGCTTCACCGTACGGGACTTCTCGCCCTGGCTGCGCCACTACGTCTCTGACGACCGCATCTGGGAGGACACGAAGAGGTGCTTCTTGCAAGCGCGTATCTGTCACGGCCTCGCCGTGGGCGCTAACAATGTCTCCCTCGTCTTCAAACACTCAACTACCACGCAG TTTGGGTGCTGCAAACCGCCGGAGCAATGTGGATTGAAACTGAACGGAACGTTGTGGGAGGCGCCGAAAGCGGGTGCAGCGGTGGAGGATTCTGATTGTAGGGTTTGGAGCAACAGGGAAGagaaaatgtgttttgattGCGATTCATGCAAAGGGGGAGTGCTGGCCGGAGTAAGGAAGCAGTGGAGAGATGTAAGCATACTGAATGCCTGCGTTGTAGTGATTCTGACCATCATCTACGTCTTCGCCTGTTACGCCATCAGAAACAACCGATTGGAGTACTCCAAATACACCGCCCAGAGAAACATGAGAATGACAAAACTCACCTCAATTCACGCTTGA
- the LOC106757140 gene encoding enolase 1, chloroplastic, with protein MAQSLTYQPITKTPPFSSSSSFCTHRTPQSVTLRTRRRSLTVRAAATTVARESKVKSVKARQIVDSRGNPTVEVDLVTDELFRSAVPSGASTGIYEALELRDGDKSVYGGKGVLNAVRNINEVLAPKLVGVDVRNQADVDAIMLEIDGTPNKSKLGANAILGVSLSVCRAGAGAKGVPLFKHIQEISGTKELVMPVPAFNVINGGSHAGNNLAMQEFMILPVGATSFAEALRMGSEVYHVLKGIIKAKYGQDACNVGDEGGFAPNVQDNREGLVLLMDAIEKAGYTGKIKIGMDVAASEFYTKDGKYDLNFKKQPNDGTHVHSAQSLGQLYKDFVKDFPIVSIEDPFDQDDWGSWTSLLSSVDIQLVGDDLLVTNPVRIAEAIKKKACNGLLLKVNQIGTVTESIQAALDSKAAGWGVMVSHRSGETEDNFIADLSVGLASGQIKTGAPCRSERLAKYNQLLRIEELGGVRYAGEAFRSP; from the exons ATGGCTCAAAGTTTGACATATCAGCCAATCACCAAAACacctcctttttcttcttcttcctctttctgtACCCATCGGACACCTCAGAGTGTGACTTTACGCACCCGGCGGCGCTCTCTCACTGTGCGCGCGGCGGCGACGACGGTGGCCAGGGAGTCCAAGGTGAAGTCGGTGAAGGCTAGGCAGATTGTGGACAGTCGGGGGAACCCGACAGTGGAGGTGGATCTGGTGACGGACGAACTTTTCCGATCGGCGGTGCCGAGCGGCGCGTCGACGGGGATTTACGAGGCTTTGGAGCTGAGGGATGGGGACAAGAGTGTTTACGGAGGGAAGGGCGTTCTTAACGCCGTTAGGAACATCAACGAGGTCTTGGCTCCGAAACTTGTCGGCGTCGACGTTAG GAACCAAGCTGATGTTGATGCTATTATGCTGGAAATCGATGGAACTCCTAACAAATCGAAACTAGGGGCTAATGCAATATTGGGAGTTTCACTGAGTGTATGTAGAGCTGGTGCAGGGGCAAAAGGAGTGCCTTTGTTCAAGCACATCCAGGAGATCTCAGGAACAAAGGAACTTGTTATGCCAGTTCCAGCTTTTAATGTTATAAATGGGGGCAGTCATGCTGGAAATAATTTGGCTATGCAAGAATTTATGATACTACCAGTTGGAGCAACTTCATTTGCTGAGGCACTCCGCATGGGCAGTGAAG TTTATCATGTATTAAAGGGGATAATCAAGGCAAAATATGGGCAAGATGCATGTAATGTTGGAGATGAAGGAGGATTTGCACCGAACGTTCAGGATAACAGGGAGGGGTTGGTTTTACTCATGGATGCCATTGAGAAGGCTGGTTATACTGGAAAG ATTAAAATAGGTATGGATGTTGCGGCTTCTGAGTTTTACACCAAGGATGGGAAGTATGATTTGAATTTCAAGAAGCAGCCAAACGATGGAACTCATGTTCACTCTGCTCAGAGTCTTGGTCAACTTTATAAAGACTTTGTAAAAGACTTTCCCATTGTGTCAATTGAGGATCCGTTTGATCAAGATGATTGGGGTTCATGGACTTCCCTGCTTTCTTCAGTTGACATTCAACTTGTAGGAGACGATTTGTTAGTTACAAATCCAGTCAGAATAGCTGAGGCCATCAAGAAGAAGGCTTGCAATGGTTTGCTTCTAAAG GTTAACCAGATTGGTACAGTAACTGAATCTATTCAGGCTGCACTTGACTCAAAGGCTGCAGGTTGGGGTGTCATGGTTAGTCACCGGAGTGGCGAGACCGAAGATAATTTCATTGCCGATCTCTCTGTTGGCTTGGCCAGTGGACAG ATAAAAACTGGTGCTCCTTGCCGAAGTGAGCGATTGGCAAAGTATAATCAG CTTCTTCGAATTGAAGAACTTGGAGGTGTGCGATATGCGGGTGAGGCTTTCAGATCACCTTAG